The following coding sequences are from one Lathyrus oleraceus cultivar Zhongwan6 unplaced genomic scaffold, CAAS_Psat_ZW6_1.0 chrUn0070, whole genome shotgun sequence window:
- the LOC127112247 gene encoding uncharacterized protein LOC127112247 — MEGVQAELAEMRARMTQFMDVVEGVAQGQQELRQIIQGNPPAQPETVTDPPAGEVNGPSGPGPIPIPHANPGQQPVHDDQDDQFPPLQEDFGMGHGVDPMFRRLEERLKAVEGQNPLGVDVADLGLVPGVRVPPKFKVPVFDKYKGNSCPKTHVQAYFRKMVAYSDDEKLLMYFFQDSLAGASLEWYMRLDRAHIRCWRDLAEAFVKQYQYNADMAPDRTQLQNLSLKSNECFREYAQRWRETASRVQPPMLEKEMANMFMNTLPGPYLERLVGCNASNFADVVSTGERVENYLKTCKIQSGGGSSSGVKKSFVGGHKQREGGVNSLASYQNRGARRNNFQNYHQQPYVATVTIPAAAPLQQQPPQRQPAQYQQQQQPGNRPAYQQRQRMMDRRFDTIPMSYAQLLSSLQQLQLVQLRTLAPPVGRLPVGYDANARCSFHSGAPGHNIENCKAFKHVVQDLIDSKAIDLAPAPNVVNNPMPQHGGANVNMVEGRAKFIKDVLKLKTPVSDIKGCLLKADVFPGCGKVCLDCAAQEKGCLKLQQGIQALLDKGILQVEDLSVREFMEGVEEEGFEGATEEFLDVVPADSAVHDDVFTLSNTVDSFVFELDSDVSDVHAPTNEVSEYDCDIATITIFYPTNQISVPEAQPAPPMRRPTMTITTPGPLPFTSERAIPWHYGGSVYTHDHKVERPLKEEEGQKPELEGPAVDNVGGIWRFTRSGRLLSPPVTQADNADAVAKTKGKQVVNEGTSAPQDGSEPTFAKDVDEFLRIIKKSDYKVVDQLIQTPSKISILSLLLCSEAHREALLKVLNAAYVPQEISVNQLEGIVANVHTSNGLGFTDSDLTPAGRNHNKALHISLECRDTMLSHVLVDTGSSLNVLPKRALSRLEVEGLVLKPSDLMVRAFDGSKRSVFGEVELPILIGSQTFNTVFYVMDISPSYSCLLGRPWIHNAGAVSSTLHQKVKFPVNGRIITVCGEEDILVSNLSTFKYVEVGGEIHETLCQAFESVQIKDAAPVEEVKAGASISSFKQARAVVDSGVASGWGRLLELPVKEDKFGIGYQPTLTSTTSALQTLQGPITFSSAGIIQYGQVSAVNEEDGDSDCDINNWVRPRIPGEVINNWSSEEIVQVTLLEECTSPDPIDNGSAMARFDFENPIFQAEEEDDEDCELPEELARLLKQEERVIQPHQEFVEVINLGTEDAKREIKIGAALEDNVKKGLIKLLQEYIDIFAWSYQDMPGLDTDIVVHRLPLKEGCPPVKQKLRRTRPEMAVKIKEEVQKQLDAGFLAVTNYPPWVANIVPVPKKDGKVRMCVDYRDLNRASPKDDFPLPHIDVLVDNTAQFSVFSFMDGFSGYNQIKMAPEDMEKTTFITPWGTFCYKVMPFGLKNAGATYQRAMVTLFHDMIHHEIEVYVDDMIAKSQTEEEHLVNLQKLFERLRKFKLRLNPNKCTFGVRSGKLLGFIVSGKGIEVDPDKVKAIQEMPEPRTEKQVRSFLGRLNYIARFISHLTTTCEPIFKLLRKDQAIRWNEDCQRAFEKIKEYLQKPPILIPPVPGRPLIMYLSVTENSMGCVLGQHDESGRKEHAIYYLSKKFTDCEIKYSQLEKTCCALAWVARRLRQYMLNHTTLLISKMDPVKYIFEKPALTGRVARWQMILTEYDIQYTSQKAIKGSILSDYLAEQPIDDYEPMKFEFPDEDIMFLKMKDCEEPVVEEGPDPNEKWTLLFDGAVNTRGSGIGAVITTPKGAHIPFTARLTFECTNNEAEYEACILGIEQAIDLRIKTLDIFGDSALVINQVNGDWNTLQPTLVPYRDYTRRLLTFFTTVKLYHIPRDENQMADALATLSSMIKVIRWNHAPRIDVMRLDRAAYVFAAELVVDDKPWYHDIKCFLKNQEYPAGASNNDRKTLRRLAGSFFLNKDDVLYKRNFDMVLLRCVDRHEADMLMQEVHEGSFGTHAGGHAMAKKLLRAGYYWMTMESDCFKYARKCHKCQIYADKVHVPPNPLNVMSSPWPFAMWGIDMIGKIEPTASNGHRFILVAIDYFTKWVEAASFANVTRHVVARFIKKEIICRYGIPERIITDNGSNLNNKMMKELCQNFNIQHHNSSPYRPKMNGAVEAANKNIKKIVQKMVVTYRDWHEMLPFALHGYRTSVRTSTGATPYSLVYGMEAVLPVEVEIPSLRVLLDVKLDEAEWIRTRFNELSLIEEKRMAAICHGQLYQSRMKRAFDQKVRPRCFQVGDLVLKRILPPQTDHRGKWTPNYDGPYIVTKVFDGGALMLATMEGEDFASPVNSDAVKKYFA, encoded by the exons atggaaggtgtacaagcagagctcgctgagatgagggcccgcatgacccaattcatggatgtggttgaaggggtggctcagggacaacaagagctcaggcagataatacaggggaatccccctgctcaaccagagacagTGACTGATCCTCCggctggagaggttaacggacccagtggaccagggcctatcccgatcccgcacGCCAACcccggtcaacagcccgttcatgatgatcaggacgatcagtttcccccacttcaggaagactttggcatgggtcatggcgtagaccccatgttcaggagattggaagagaggttgaaggcagtggaaggacagaatcctttgggagtagacgttgctgacttagggctggtcccaggtgtgagagtgccaccgaaattcaaagtcccggtctttgacaagtacaagggcaactcttgccccaagactcacgtgcaagcctatttccgtaaaatggttgcatactctgatgacgagaaactacttatgtacttcttccaggacagcctagctggggcatccttggaatggtatatgagactggacagagcccacatccgttgctggagggatttggcggaggccttcgtgaagcagtatcagtataatgcagacatggctccggacagaactcaacttcagaatctgtctcttaaaagcaatgagtgcttcagggaatacgctcaacgctggagggagacagcttcccgtgttcagccccctatgctggagaaagaaatggccaacatgttcatgaatacgttgcctggaccttatctggagcgcctggtggggtgcaatgcttccaactttgctgatgtggtctctaccggagagagggtggagaattacctgaagacctgcaagatccaaagTGGAGGAGGATCTTCGTCAGGGGTAAAAAAGTCGTTCGTTGGAGGACATAAGCAAagagaggggggagtgaattctttggcttcctatcagaacagaggtgctagaaggaataattttcagaattatcatcaacaaccgtatgttgcgacggtgaccattccagctgcagcgccactacaacaacaaccaccgcagcgtcaaccagctcagtatcaacagcagcaacaaccgggtaacagacccgcttatcaacagagacaaaggatgatggaccggcgtttcgacactattccaatgtcgtacgcccagttactttctagtcttcaacaactacagcttgtgcaactgcgcactctggctcctcctgttggtagacttccggtgggttacgacgccaacgctaggtgtagcttccactctggggcacctggccacaatattgagaactgcaaagcttttaagcacgtagttcaggacctcatagattcaaaggccatcgaccttgcaccggctccgaatgtcgttaacaatcccatgccccagcatggtggtgcgaatgttAACATGGTAGAGGGAAGAGCCAAGTtcattaaggatgtgttgaagttgaagactccggtgtcggatatcaaaggatgcttgctgaaggccgatgttttccccggttgtgggaaagtTTGTTTGGATTGTGCTGCACAGGAGAAGGGTTGTTTGAAACTACAGCaaggtatccaggccttgctcgacaagggtatcctccaggttgaagatttgtctgtccgAGAGTTtatggaaggggttgaggaagaagggtttgaaggtGCTACTGAAGAGTTCCtagatgttgttcctgctgattctgcagtccatgatgatgtatttacTCTTTCCAATACGGTTGACTCTTTTGTatttgaacttgattccgatgtttcggatgttcatgctccaacaaatgaggtttctgagtacgactgtgaCATTGCAACTATAACTATTTTCTatccaactaatcagatcagtgtgccagaagcgcaacccgcGCCACCAATGCGACGAcctactatgaccatcacaacccctggtcctttacccttcaccagtgaaagggccattccatggcattatggggggagcgtgtatacgcacgatcataaggtggaacggccactaaaagaagaagagggtcagaagcctgaacttgaaggtcccgcagtggataatgttggtggaatctggcgattcaccaggagtggtagattgctctcaccaccggttacccaagctgataatgctgatgctgtggcgaaaaccaaaggcaagcaagtcgtgaatgagggtacctctgcaccccaagatggttctgagcccacttttgcaaaggacGTGGACGAGTTTCtaagaatcataaagaaaagcgattacaaggtagtcgatcagttgattcagactccgtccaagatatccattctctcactcctattgtgttcggaggcacacagggaggcacttctgaaggttcttaatgctgcatatgtacctcaggagatctcagtgaaccaactagaagggatcgttgccaatgtccatacaagcaacgggttgggttttactgattctgacttaacaccagctggacgcaatcataacaaggctctgcacatctcattggaatgcagagacaccatgttatctcatgttctggtggatacaggttcctctctcaatgtgctacccaagagggccctgtcgaggttagaagtagagggtttggtcttgaaaccttcagatcttatggtgagagccttcgatggttctaagagatcggtgtttggagaggtggaattgccaattctgattggatcacaaaccttcaacactgtcttctacgtgatggatatcagtccttcctacagttgcctgctgggtcggccttggatccataatgctggggcagtctcttcaactctacatcagaaggttaagtttccggtcaacggacgaattatcaccgtctgtggtgaggaggacatcctggtcagtaacctgtctacattcaagtatgtagaagtaggaggtgaaattcatgagactctatgtcaggcttttgagtcagttcaaatcaaggatgcagctccggtggaagaggttaaagcgggtgcctctatctcatcctttaagcaggcacgggccgtggtggattcaggtgttgcttctggttgggggcgtctgttggaattaccagtgaaagaggataagttcgggattgggtaccagccaactctgacttctacaacttcagcacttcagactcttcaggggccgatcactttctctagtgctggcatcattcagtatggtcaagtctctgcagtcaacgaagaagatggggatagtgactgcgacatcaacaactgggtgcgtccgaggatcccgggtgaagtcatcaacaattggtcttctgaagagattgtTCAAGTCACTCTTCTcgaaga atgcacatcaccggatcctattgataacggttctgctatggctcgcttcgactttgaaaatccaatctttcaagctgaagaagaggatgatgaagattgtgaactccctgaagaacttgccaggttgttgaaacaagaggaaagggttattcaaccgcatcaagagtttgttgaagtgattaatctcggcaccgaagacgccaagagagaaatcaagataggggctgctttagaagacaatgtgaagaaagggctgattaaattgctgcaagaatacattgacatcttcgcctggtcttatcaggacatgcctgggctggacacagacatcgtggtacaccgcttgcctctcaaagaaggttgtcctccggtcaagcagaagctcagaagaacaagaccagagatggctgtcaagataaaggaagaagtgcaaaagcagttggatgcagggtttctagcagtcaccaattatccgccatgggttgcaaacatcgtcccagtacctaagaaggatggaaaggtacggatgtgtgtcgactatcgggatctgaacagagctagccctaaagatgatttcccattacctcacatcgacgttttggtggataatacagctcagttctcggtattctccttcatggacggcttttctggctataaccaaatcaagatggcaccagaagacatggaaaagacaactttcataaccccgtggggcaccttctgctacaaggtgatgccgtttggtctgaaaaatgccggagcaacatatcaacgagctatggtaactctgttccatgatatgattcatcatgaaatcgaggtttatgtggatgatatgattgccaaatctcagacagaagaagaacatttggtgaatttgcagaaattatttgagcgtttgaggaaattcaagctgaggcttaatccgaacaagtgcactttcggggtgagatcgggaaaattgctgggttttattgttagcggaaaagggattgaggtggatcccgacaaagtaaaagcaatacaggaaatgcctgagccaagaacagagaagcaagtccgtagtttcttagggaggttgaactacattgcaaggttcatctctcacctaacaaccacgtgtgagccaattttcaaattgctgaggaaagatcaggctatcaggtggaatgaagattgtcaaagggctttcgagaagataaaagagtatctacagaaacctccgatccttatacctccagttcctgggagacctctgataatgtacctatcagtgactgagaactcgatggggtgtgtattgggacagcatgacgagtctggtcgaaaagagcatgccatatactaccttagcaaaaagtttaccgactgtgaaatcaaatattcgcagcttgagaaaacttgctgtgctttggcctgggttgctcgccgactgaggcagtatatgttgaaccatactaccttgttgatttctaagatggatccagtgaaatacatattcgagaagccagctctcaccggaagggtcgctcgttggcaaatgattttaacagagtatgatattcagtacacgtcacagaaggccatcaaagggagtattctgtcagactaccttgccgagcaaccgattgatgattatgagccaatgaagtttgaattccctgatgaagacatcatgttcctcaagatgaaagactgtgaagagccagttgttgaggagggacctgatccaaacgaaaagtggactttgttgtttgatggggctgtcaatactagaggaagtggaattggtgctgtcattacaactccgaaaggtgcccacatacctttcaccgctcgtttgacttttgagtgcacaaataatgaagctgagtacgaggcctgtatcttgggcattgagcaagccattgatctgagaatcaagactctggacatcttcggagattcagctctggtgattaatcaagtgaatggtgattggaatactctccagcccactctggtcccctacagagattacacgagaagactgttgactttcttcacaacggtaaaattgtatcatatacctcgtgatgagaaccagatggcagacgcacttgctactctatcctccatgatcaaggtaattcgttggaaccatgctcccaggatcgatgtgatgcgccttgacagggccgcgtatgtgtttgctgctgaactggtagtcgatgacaagccctggtatcacgatatcaagtgctttctgaagaatcaagagtaccctgcaggggcatccaacaatgacagaaagactttgagaagattggcaggcagtttcttcttgaacaaagacgatgtgttgtataagaggaacttcgacatggttttgctcagatgtgtggacagacacgaggcggacatgttaatgcaggaagttcatgaaggttccttcggtactcatgccggtggacatgcgatggctaagaaattgttgagagcgggttattattggatgaccatggaatcagattgtttcaagtatgctcggaagtgtcataaatgccagatttatgctgataaggtgcatgtaccgccgaatcctctgaatgtgatgtcttcgccgtggccgtttgccatgtggggtattgacatgattggaaagattgagccgactgcttccaatgggcatcgcttcatccttgttgccatcgactatttcaccaaatgggtcgaggcagcgtcgttcgcgaatgtcaccagacatgtggttgcccgtttcatcaagaaagaaattatttgtcgctatgggattcccgaaagaatcattactgataatggttctaatctcaacaacaaaatgatgaaggagttgtgtcagaacttcaacattcagcatcacaattcttccccttaccgccctaagatgaatggcgctgttgaggcggcaaataagaacataaagaagattgtgcagaagatggtcgtcacgtacagagattggcatgagatgctacctttcgccttgcatgggtaccgtacttcagtacgtacatcgaccggggcaaccccctactcccttgtgtatggtatggaagcagtcctacctgttgaagtggagattccttccctaagagtcttgttggatgtcaagctagacgaagctgaatggattcggacaaggttcaatgagttgagtcttatcgaagagaagcgaatggcagccatttgtcatgggcagttgtatcagagtcggatgaagagagcttttgatcagaaggtgcgtcctcgttgtttccaagtcggagatttagtgttgaaaaggatccttcctcctcagacagatcacaggggcaagtggactcctaactatgatggaccgtatattgtcaccaaggtttttgatggtggggccctaatgcttgcaactatggagGGCGAAGACTTcgcttcccctgtgaactcagacgcagttaaaaaatacttcgcataa